Within Sphingobium sp. SCG-1, the genomic segment GGACCGTATCAAGACGCCCCTGCTGCTGATCCATGGCAAACGGGACGTGACGGTCGATGTCTCCCAATCAAGCCGGATGTTCGCCCGGATGCAGGGCGCGGGCAAGCAGGTGGAATATGTTCCTGTCCCGCTCGCCGATCACTATTTCACGCGCCAGCCCGACCGGATCACACTCCTGACCGCGCTGGAAACCTTCCTCGCAAAACATAATCCATCGGGCGACGCCGCCGCCGGCGAGGTGGCAGCGGCGCAGTGAGCGTAGGTGTAGGCAGGACTAAATCACCGCCTCCGGCCGCTCCGCCATGCCTTCGATCATCGGCCGCTCGTCCTCCAGCACTGCCGCAATCGTGGGCCGCTTCTTGATGTCGCCGATCCACTGGCAGATGCGCGGATACGCCTCCATCGCAGTGCTGCAATAGGCAAGGTTAATGAGCGGCGAGGCCACCGCGACGTCGGCCAGCGTCATGCGATCCTCCACCAGGAAGCCGCTGTCCGGTATCACATTTTCCAGATATGCCAGCGACTGCGGCAACTCGTCGCGCTCCGCTGCATCCGCCGCCGCCATGTCGCCCTCGATCTTCATGAATTTCGGCGCGACGATGCGATTGAAGAACATCTTCCTGCCGGTCTCGAACAGGATCGTATCGGCGAACTCTTCGAACCAGATCGTCCGCGCCCGCGCTTTCGGATCGGTCGGGATCATGTTCGGCTCTGGACGCAGCGCCTCCCAGTAATGGATGATCGCGCTGCTGTCGCTGATGCCGAAGTCGCCATCCACCAGCGCGGGCATCTTGCCGAACGGAGACGCCGCCGCAAAGGCATCTCCGCCTCTGCCGAAGCCAGCGCCCTTCACTTCCACTTCGATGCCCTTCTCCGCCGCGAAGAACAGCGCCTTGCGCACGTAGGGTGACGGTCGCATGCCATACAGGATCATCGTCTCTCTCTCCGGATTTCCGTTGTCGGACGCGCCTCTCGTACACGGGCTTTCCTGTCCATGGGAATGACATAATGAGGCATAATGCATTCGCCTGCCCGTCCTCATGCCCCCTAGCCTACGCCCGGCAAACCCGCTACCGCAGCGCAACATGCTGAACCGCCTCTATCAATGGACGCTGGCCAAGGCCGCGCACCGCCATGCCGAACGGTGGCTGTTCGCCGTCTCCTTCATGGAATCGAGCTTTTTTCCCATTCCGCCGCATCCGCTGCTGGGTCTCATGTGCCTTGCCAAGCCGGAAAAAGCGCTCCGCTACGGCTTCATCTGCACCCTGGCGTCGGTGCTGGGCGGGCTGCTCGGCTATGCCATCGGGCACTTCTTCTTCGCGATGTTCGGCCATGCGCTGCTCGACACGCTGGGCCTCGCCAAGAGCTTTCCTGCCGCGCAATGCTATCTGCGCGAATACGGCGCGGAGATCATCCTCATCAAGGGCGCAACGCCGATCCCGTTCAAGCTCATCACCATCACGGCGGGCTTTGTCGGCCTGCCGCTGTTCACCTTCATCTGGGCCAGCGTCCTGTCCCGCGCGTTTCAGTTCATGCTGGTCGGCTTCCTGTTCTGGAAATTCGGCCGCCCGATCAAGGCGTTCATCGAGAAATATCTGGCCTGGCTCTCCGCCCTGTTCCTCGTGCTCATCATCGGCGGCTTCCTCATCGCCTCGATGCTGACCAGCAACGGGGCAGCCAAGACCGACAAATGCAGCCAGCCGCAAGCGGTCGTGGCGACGCAATAAAGGCTCATCGCGCTTCGCCGTAAACCACCACCCAGCCATCCACCGCGCCGAGCAGAGCGGCGGACCGGACCGGGATCAAGCTGCCGAATGGCTATCGACCAGAAATTGCCGTTGCACGTGCTTGTCGCATTTCCCAAAAGCAGACATGATCGGGCTATGCTCAAAGCCTCAGCCTCAGTCATTCTTTTCCTTGGGTCTACCGGCTGCTCAGACACATGCGAAAATAGCGTTGCGGCTAGGGTGGCCTCCCCTGACGGCCAGCGCGAGGCGGTCATGTTTCAGCGCGACTGTGGAGCAACGACAGGATATTCGACCCAAATCTCTGTTCTCGATAATGGCGAAACACCCGCTGGCGGTGGGAAAGCCTTTCGTGCAGATGATAATCACGGTGTCGCCGCTGTGGGCGAATCGCAGGGGCCGTGGGCAGATATGCGATGGGTCGCGCCAGATCGCCTTTTGATCCGCTATGCGTCAAAGTCGCGCGTTTTTGAGCAGGCGACCGATTTAAATGGGGTCACAATCGACTACCAGCAGGTGGCCCAATAACGACCATTTGTTGCCGTTCGTGCCGAATGAAACTGCAACCAGAACTTGCCCCAGTTGTGGGCTATTCTCAAGAAAAGATAGTACGCCATCTGCAGTTGGACGGGGTCTGCCCCTCTTCAAATAGCTCCACCCGATTAATTGCGTCCAACTGAGGCTGGGTAAACGGATTTGGCGATTTGAAATAGGCCGCGCCGTGTTCGCCATTCCAGATTGCTATTTGGTAGAGGCGATCCACCCGCTTTTGTGCAAATCGCGCGGGACCATTGGACGAGCGAGCTTTGACAATCCGACCTTTCGGGCGACTGGCCCAAGCTATTCCATGGACTTCAAGGGTTCCGAAAGCACCTTCCCAGCGGAAGCTGCCTCCGTGTATCCCACCTTCCAAAGTAGTGACTTTCTCATCATCTCGTAGATCGATAATCGGCGAATAGCCGCAGAACCGTCCCGGACCCACAATATCGCCAGCGTTCGCCGGAGCGACGACGAATGCTGAGAGCATCACTGCTGCTGCGATTATTATCCTCACGCTTGCCTCGATGAGAAACTCGGGTGGGCAGCTATAGCAACTTATGATCCGATAGCGGAAGTTCCGAAATCTACCCAAATCGCTCATCCACCCCAAAACAAAACCGCGCCCCTGAAGCTCAGGAACGCGGTCCGTATTTCGTTCAACCTCGTAAGGTCGTGGCTTACTGCCCCGATGGCGGCGGCCCAGCTTCCGGAGCGCCCGGCATCGGTGCGCCACCAGGACCACCCGGCATGCCCCCACCCGGCGCCCCGCCCTGCATCATCTGCATCTGGCGCTGCATCGCCTCGATCTCCGCGCGCGACTTGAAATCAAGCAGCGTCACGTCGAATTCCAGCGTGGAGTTGGCCGGGATCGGCCCCTTCGCTTCCGCGCCATAGCCAAGCTGCGGTGGGATGCTGATGTGGTACTTGCCGCCCTTCTGCATCTTCAGCAGCGCCTGGGTGAAGCCGGGCACCAACCCGTCGACCGGCAAAGCGGCCTGCTGGTTCTGGTCGAAGACCGTACCGTCCTTCAGCTTGCCGACATAGGACACCAGCACCACGTCGCTGACGGTCGGGCTGACGCCCGTCCCGGCTTTCAGCACTTCAAAGCCCAGCGATTCAGCCGAACCCGTGCCTGCATAGGCCAAGGCTCCAGCACCCAGCACCAAAGCTGCGATCCCGATCCACAGCTTCGTCAAGGAACCCTTGGCGACGGGACGGAGCGGAACGGCGGTAGTGGACATGGGGCCAGTGCCTTATGCTTGCAGAGTTGGAAAACAGCGTGCCGCGGATGGCCACATCGGCAACCCGCAGCGGATGCGTCAAACGTCGTTCTTACCGAACGCCGTCACGCTCCGCACGCTTGCGATCCATCTTGCGGGCACGACGAACAGCGGCAGCCTTTTCACGGGCGCGCTTTTCCGATGGCTTCTCGTAGTGACGGCGCAGCTTCATCTCGCGATACACACCTTCGCGCTGCAGCTTCTTCTTGAGTGCGCGCAGTGCCTGGTCGACATTGTTATCGCGAACGATGATTTGCATAAGGCCTTCAGTCTCCAATCGAACAACAGTCGAACCGCCGGGGCATTCCCATGCCCCACCGGGCCGGCCGTAAGCAATAATAAGGGGTCGCCGCAGAGCGGGTCTGCGCCGTGTGGCAGGCGCGTTACCAGCAGAGTCGCTTTAATTCAACCCCGGGGCAAAAATATGTCGCTCGGAAAACAGTAACTAAACCGTGGTATACGTCGCACTGGCCCGATCACTATCGACAGGGACCGGGGTGCCGTGGTTTACCGCGCCCGCACACTTAAGGATAAGGTCATGATGGCGACGGCCCCCACCGCTCAACCGATTACCATGTCTGACGCTGAATGGATGGCCCGTCAACAGCTTGCTGCCTGTTACCGGATCTTCGCGCGGCAGGGTTGGGACGAACTGATCTACAACCACATCACGCTGCGCGTGCCCGGTGAAGACGACGCATTCCTCATCAACCCCTATGGATTGCATTTCAGCGAGGTCCACGCCTCCAATCTGGTCAAGATTGACATCGATGGCAATGTGCTAGACGGCAGCCGCTATCCGGTGAACAAGGCTGGTTTCACGCAGCACAGCGTCTTCCATCGCCACCTGCCCGACGCGCATTGCATCATCCACACGCATACGACGGCGGGCATGGCGGTCGCCTCCACTCTCGATGGCTTATTGCCCATCAATTTCTACGCCGCCGCCTTCTATGGCCAGATCGCCTATCATGATTTCGAAGGCATCACGCTCCGCGCCGACGAAGGCGAACGGTTGATCGAGAGCCTGGGCGACAAGCGCACGATGATATTGCGCAATCACGGCACGCTGGTGATGGGCAACACGCTGCCCGCCGCCTTCGTTCGCCATTGGGCGCTGCAACGCGCCTGCGAGATTCAGGTGGCGACTGGCGCGGCGGGCCTTGCGTCTGTCATTTCCGACGAAGTGATCGCCGTGCATCAGCGCGACCTGGCGGGCGTTCAGCTTCCCGGCGGCGAAGGCGCGGCGGAGTTCGCGGCGATGGTCCGGCTGCTGGAACGCGACGAGACCGACTGGAAGCATTGAGGGGTCGGGATGACGCCCTAACCGAAGCGATAGCCCGACACCGTCCAGCCCAGCACGACACTGCGATGATCCAGCACCGCAGCGTCATCACCGCCCGCGCCCAATGCCACCATCAGCGGCAACAGATGCTCCTCACGCGGATGGGCATAGCGGCCATTGGTGAGGCCCGGCCAGTCCGCCACTCGGGCGGCCCGGCGATCCGGATCGGCATCGGTCACAGCCTCGCACAGCGCATCGTCCCAGGCGGCGGACGGTGCCGTCACCTCCGGCCCGCGCGCCCGCATATTGTGGAAGCTCATGCCCGATCCGACGATCAGCACGCCTTCCTCGCGTAGCGGCTCCAGCGCCCGCCCCACCCGGATATGATCCGCCGGATCCAGGTCCGCACGCAGGGACAATTGCACCAATGGAATATCGGCGTCCGGAAAGGCGACCTTCATCGGCACGAACACGCCATGATCCCAACCCCGCGCCTGCTCCTCGCTCACCGGGAACCCGGCGCCCTCAAGCAACGCAGCGACGCGCCCCGCCAGTTTCGGCGAACCCGGCGCGTCCCAACGCAATGCATAGGTATGCGGCGGAAACCCGTAATAGTCGTAGAGCAACTCCGGCTGCTCGCCGCCATGCACGGTGAAGCCCGGCTCCTCCCAATGGCCCGAAATCAGCAGTATCGCCTTGGGCCGCTCGGGCAGCGACCCCGCGATCCCCTGAAGATACGCCTCCATGGGCCGCCACATCGGATCGGGCGGGCCATCCGGGTTCATGAAGAAGCAGGGACCGCCGCCATGCGGCACGAAAAGCGTGGGTTGTTTGCTCATGCCGCCAACATCGCGTTTCCTTTCGCGCGATCAAGCGCATAACGCGAAACGCAGGGTTCCTGAAATCGCGGGCCTGCGATAAGGTCGCGCCCGATGACCAGCTTCACCGTCAACGACCGCCCCGTCCGCTATCGCATGGACCCGGACACGCCCTTGCTCTGGGCGCTACGCGACGCGTCGAACCTTACCGGCACCAAATATGGCTGCGGCACCGGCGATTGTGGCGCGTGCACCGTCGACATAGACGGCGAAGCGATCCGCTCCTGCCAGATCACCATCGCGCAGGCCGAGGGGCGCTTCGTCACCACGATAGAGGCGCTCTCGCCTGACCGCAGCAACCCGGTGCAGCAGGCATTCGTCGCCGAAAACGTGCCCCAATGCGGCTTCTGCATTCCCGGCATGATCATGGCCGCCTCGGTCCTGCTCAAGCGGAATAATGATCCGAGCGACGCGGACATCGACGCCGCGATCACCAACCTGTGCCGCTGCGGCACCTATCCCCGCATCCGCGAAGCCATCAAGCGCGCGGGCCGCATCCAGCGCGGCGAGGAACAGGTCGCTGCCGCACCTCCCTCCGGCGTCGCGTTGAAGGACGCCGCCCGTGTAGTCCCCTCCTTGCGAGCGCCCTGACCACTCGCCCCATTTCTTTCGCAATGCTGTCACATCAATTCAGCATCGCGACATCGCGCAAGGTCCATAAGCAGTGCACAAGGGGTCGAACCGGCCCCGCTTGAGGACGAAGGCGATGACGATAAGAACAATGATGCTCGCTGGCCTGATGACCGCAACGGCGCTCGGCGCGGCGGTTCCGGCATTCGCACAGCAGGGCGACAACAACGGCTGGCGCGGACGCGGCAATGGCGGCGAACAACGCCAGCAGCAGCGTTCCGAGGCGCGCGCGCAGATCGGCGGCAACGCGGAAGGCCGCAACTGGCGCGGTCGCGGCGATGCCACTGCCGGCGCACAAGTCGTTCGCCCCCAGGTGGCCCAGCAGCAGCAGGTCGCACCGCAGCAGCGCGGTGACTGGCAGCGCGATCGGCGCGATGCACGTCAGGACCAGAGGCAAGACTGGCAGCAAAATCGTCAGCAGCAACGAGATGTGACACGCGACGCTCGCAACGGCGACTGGGGTCAGCGCGCCGAGGGCCGCCGTGACTGGCGCAACGATCGCAACGATCGCCAGGACGGACGCCGCGATGGCCCGAACCAGAACTGGCGCGATAATCGCGGCGGTAACGATGTCCGCGGTGACAATCGTCGCTATGACGATCGTAACCGGAACTATAGCAACGGCGATTATGCCGTCCGGCGCTACGATGGTCGCAACCGCCTCGACAACCGTGAACGCTGGGCGAACCAGCGCCGCTGGGACAATGGCTGGCGCAATGACCGCCGCTATGACTGGCAGAGCTACCGCCGCAATTACGGGCAGATCTATCGCCCCGGCCGCTATTATGCGCCGCGCGGATGGAACTATGGCTACCGGCAGTATTCGGTCGGGATCTTCCTTGATAGCCTGCTTTATTCGAACAATTACTGGCTGGACGATCCCTATCGCTATCGCCTGCCGCCCGCCTACGGATCGATGCGGTGGATCCGTTATTATGACGACGCGCTGCTGGTGGATACCCGCGACGGCTATGTCGTCGATGTGATCAACGGCTTCTTCTACTGATCCGCACATGAGTTCCTGAACTGGCCTTCAGGAAGACCAACTAGACCCGGAGCGGCGACGTTCCGGGTCTTTTTTATGATCTGTGATCTTGTCCGGCACGCAACCGGCTGGCAGGAAAAGCGCATGCAGAACGATGTCATAGACGATGGCGGCACCGCTTCCCCGCTCCGCGCGGAGATCGGCGCGCGCGTCCGCAAGCGCCTGGACCGCAACCCGATGGTCAGCCGCATAGCCAGCGAAAAGCTCGACATCTATGGTAGGCAGGCATTCCTCTCCCCGCAGGAATGCGCCGCGATGCGCGACCTTATCGATGCCGACGCGCAGCCGTCCACGCTGTTCTCCGGCAGCGCCAATGCCGATTATCGCACCAGCCATAGCTGCAACCTCAACCCCTGGACCCCGCTCGTCAGCGGCATCAGCGATCGCATCAGTGCGCTGCTCGGCATAGACGCCAGCCACGGCGAAACGCTGCAAGGGCAACGCTACACCGCCGGGCAGCAATATAAGGTCCATTGCGATTATTTCCCCGTAACCGCCAATTACTGGCCCGCCATGCTCCGCTCGGGCGGGCAGCGGAGCTGGACCGCGATGATCTACTTGAGCGACGTGGCGGAAGGCGGCGAGACCCATTTCCCGATGTGCGAATTCATGGTGCCGCCCAAGGAAGGTATGATCCTCATCTGGAACAACATGGACCGCAACGGCGCTCCCGAAAAGGCAAGCCTCCATGCGGCCAAGCCGGTCATCAGCGGCACCAAATATGTCGTCACCAAATGGTATCGCGAACGCCCCTGGACGCCGGGAAACGCTGGCTAGGCTGGCTAGGCTGGCGGAGCTTGAAACCACTCCCAATTCCGTTCGGGCTGAGCGAAGTCGAAGCCTCCTGCTGAGCGAAGCGAAGAATACCTCGCCTGCGGCTCGGCATAACCCTTCGACTTCGCTCAGGGCGAACGGATAGGAGGGCATAAGAGCTAAAGGCGCAGCAAGCACGCCTCTCCCGTTACACTTTATTACCAAGCCTTTCTGATTCCTGACGCCGTCATTCTCACGTCGTTCAGAACGAATCCGCAATAAAGGCGTTGTTGATGCAGGGCGTGCCTCCTTTCGAAAGGCACCCTGCACCGGCAGGATCAAACGCCCCATTTGTGAATGGAGAGACGACATGCGTAAGTTCATCATCACGGCCCTGCTGGCCGCCACCGCGATCCCCGCGACGGCATCGGCGCAGTCCGCCGGCGAAGTCCGCCGCAGCCAGCGCGACCTGCGCGAAGAGCAGCGCGAGCTTCGTGACGCCCAGCGCTACGGCAGCCGCCGCGACGTTCGGGAAGAGCGCCGTGACGTGCGCGACGCTCGCCGCGAAGTGCGGGAGGACTGGCGCGACTATCGCCAAAGTCATCGTGAAGTCTACGCCCGCGGCAACTTCCGCGCACCCTTCCGTCAACAGCAATGGCGGCCCGGCGCACGGATTTCGAGCAACTATTATGGGTCGCGCTATTACATAAACGATCCGTACCGCTATCGCCTGCCTAATCCCGGCCGCGGCCTGCGCTACGTCCGTCACTATGACGATGTGCTGCTGATCAACCCCCGCAGCGGTCGCGTGGTACAAGTCTATAACCGCTTCTTCTGGTAAGCGTTAAACGACACAATGACGAAAGCCCCCGTGCCGAAAGCACGGGGGCTTTTGCGTCGATGATGGGCAGTAGCCAATAGCCTAGCGACCGACCGGTGGCCGCGCGCTCCGTCGCGGGAGCAGCGCGGCCGATGACCATCGGGGGAGGTGACGATCATCAGTCCGAAAGGGGGTGGACCGTGAGCGAGAACAAGACACGGTCAATAAGGTTCCGCCGTCGGTAATCAGACGTAGAGGGCTTCCCCGATCAGCTTGCGGCTGTTGGCGATCCCATACAGCTTGATGAAACTGCCCATGCGCGGCCCCTGATCCGCACCCAGCAACGTCTGGTACAGCGCCTTGAACCAGTCGCGCAGTTCGGCAAACCCGAAATGTTCATCCTTGCCAATGGCATAAACGATATTCTGGATATCCTCTGCACTGGCATCTTCGGGCAGCGCCGCCAGTTCCGCGTCCAATTGCCGCAGCGCCGCCGCCTCATTCTCGGTCGGCGCCCGCCGCTTCAATGTCGGCGCAACAAAGTCGCGGTGATAGGCCAGCGCATGGCCGATTAGTGCATCAAGATCAGGTTCCGATTCCGGCGTCGCATCCGGCACATAATTGCGCAGATAGGCCCACACCTGCTCCCGGCTGGCATCGCCCATCACCCCGACGAGGTTTAGCAGAAGGCCGAACGTCACCGGCAGCTTGCCCTCGGGCGGCGCGCCGTCATGGATATGATGCACCGGATTGCCCAGCCGCTGCTCGATGGCCTGACCTTCGTAATTGCCCCGGAACTGCCAATATTCGTCAACCGCGCGTGGGATCACGCCCATGTGCAGCGACTTGGCCTTCTTCGGCTCACGATAGGCATAGAACGCCAGGCTCTCCTGCGGCCCATAAGTCAGCCATTGCTCCAGACTGAGGCCATTGCCCTTAGATTTGGAGATCTTCTCGCCATTCTCGTCGAGAAACATCTCGTAATTGAAGCCCTCCGGCGGACGCGCGCCCAGCGCACGGGCGATCTTCGAACTTTGCGTGACCGAATCGATCAGATCCTTGCCCGCCATCTCATAATCGACGCCCAGCGCCACCCAGCGCATCGCCCAATCGACTTTCCACTGCAACTTCGCGCCGCCCGACAGGATCGACTGCTCGATCGTCTCGCCCTCGTCGACAAAGCGGATGATCCCCGCCTCCGCATCGACCACCAAGACCGGCACCTGCA encodes:
- a CDS encoding glutathione S-transferase family protein; translated protein: MILYGMRPSPYVRKALFFAAEKGIEVEVKGAGFGRGGDAFAAASPFGKMPALVDGDFGISDSSAIIHYWEALRPEPNMIPTDPKARARTIWFEEFADTILFETGRKMFFNRIVAPKFMKIEGDMAAADAAERDELPQSLAYLENVIPDSGFLVEDRMTLADVAVASPLINLAYCSTAMEAYPRICQWIGDIKKRPTIAAVLEDERPMIEGMAERPEAVI
- a CDS encoding YqaA family protein, with protein sequence MLNRLYQWTLAKAAHRHAERWLFAVSFMESSFFPIPPHPLLGLMCLAKPEKALRYGFICTLASVLGGLLGYAIGHFFFAMFGHALLDTLGLAKSFPAAQCYLREYGAEIILIKGATPIPFKLITITAGFVGLPLFTFIWASVLSRAFQFMLVGFLFWKFGRPIKAFIEKYLAWLSALFLVLIIGGFLIASMLTSNGAAKTDKCSQPQAVVATQ
- a CDS encoding FKBP-type peptidyl-prolyl cis-trans isomerase; translated protein: MSTTAVPLRPVAKGSLTKLWIGIAALVLGAGALAYAGTGSAESLGFEVLKAGTGVSPTVSDVVLVSYVGKLKDGTVFDQNQQAALPVDGLVPGFTQALLKMQKGGKYHISIPPQLGYGAEAKGPIPANSTLEFDVTLLDFKSRAEIEAMQRQMQMMQGGAPGGGMPGGPGGAPMPGAPEAGPPPSGQ
- the rpsU gene encoding 30S ribosomal protein S21 is translated as MQIIVRDNNVDQALRALKKKLQREGVYREMKLRRHYEKPSEKRAREKAAAVRRARKMDRKRAERDGVR
- a CDS encoding class II aldolase/adducin family protein; protein product: MATAPTAQPITMSDAEWMARQQLAACYRIFARQGWDELIYNHITLRVPGEDDAFLINPYGLHFSEVHASNLVKIDIDGNVLDGSRYPVNKAGFTQHSVFHRHLPDAHCIIHTHTTAGMAVASTLDGLLPINFYAAAFYGQIAYHDFEGITLRADEGERLIESLGDKRTMILRNHGTLVMGNTLPAAFVRHWALQRACEIQVATGAAGLASVISDEVIAVHQRDLAGVQLPGGEGAAEFAAMVRLLERDETDWKH
- a CDS encoding DODA-type extradiol aromatic ring-opening family dioxygenase: MSKQPTLFVPHGGGPCFFMNPDGPPDPMWRPMEAYLQGIAGSLPERPKAILLISGHWEEPGFTVHGGEQPELLYDYYGFPPHTYALRWDAPGSPKLAGRVAALLEGAGFPVSEEQARGWDHGVFVPMKVAFPDADIPLVQLSLRADLDPADHIRVGRALEPLREEGVLIVGSGMSFHNMRARGPEVTAPSAAWDDALCEAVTDADPDRRAARVADWPGLTNGRYAHPREEHLLPLMVALGAGGDDAAVLDHRSVVLGWTVSGYRFG
- a CDS encoding (2Fe-2S)-binding protein; the encoded protein is MTSFTVNDRPVRYRMDPDTPLLWALRDASNLTGTKYGCGTGDCGACTVDIDGEAIRSCQITIAQAEGRFVTTIEALSPDRSNPVQQAFVAENVPQCGFCIPGMIMAASVLLKRNNDPSDADIDAAITNLCRCGTYPRIREAIKRAGRIQRGEEQVAAAPPSGVALKDAARVVPSLRAP
- a CDS encoding RcnB family protein; amino-acid sequence: MTIRTMMLAGLMTATALGAAVPAFAQQGDNNGWRGRGNGGEQRQQQRSEARAQIGGNAEGRNWRGRGDATAGAQVVRPQVAQQQQVAPQQRGDWQRDRRDARQDQRQDWQQNRQQQRDVTRDARNGDWGQRAEGRRDWRNDRNDRQDGRRDGPNQNWRDNRGGNDVRGDNRRYDDRNRNYSNGDYAVRRYDGRNRLDNRERWANQRRWDNGWRNDRRYDWQSYRRNYGQIYRPGRYYAPRGWNYGYRQYSVGIFLDSLLYSNNYWLDDPYRYRLPPAYGSMRWIRYYDDALLVDTRDGYVVDVINGFFY
- a CDS encoding prolyl hydroxylase family protein, with the translated sequence MQNDVIDDGGTASPLRAEIGARVRKRLDRNPMVSRIASEKLDIYGRQAFLSPQECAAMRDLIDADAQPSTLFSGSANADYRTSHSCNLNPWTPLVSGISDRISALLGIDASHGETLQGQRYTAGQQYKVHCDYFPVTANYWPAMLRSGGQRSWTAMIYLSDVAEGGETHFPMCEFMVPPKEGMILIWNNMDRNGAPEKASLHAAKPVISGTKYVVTKWYRERPWTPGNAG
- a CDS encoding RcnB family protein translates to MRKFIITALLAATAIPATASAQSAGEVRRSQRDLREEQRELRDAQRYGSRRDVREERRDVRDARREVREDWRDYRQSHREVYARGNFRAPFRQQQWRPGARISSNYYGSRYYINDPYRYRLPNPGRGLRYVRHYDDVLLINPRSGRVVQVYNRFFW
- a CDS encoding lysine--tRNA ligase, which encodes MTEPLSLRDAALASKAWPYEEARKLLKRYPNGAPEKGYVLFETGYGPSGLPHIGTFNEVLRTTMVRNAFHALSDIPTRLIAFSDDMDGLRKVPDNVPNGDMLREHLGKPLTQIPDPFGKFESFAHHNNAMLRDFLDRFGFEYEFASSTDYYRGGKFDDALRNVLRHYQAIMDIMLPTLRKERQLTYSPILPISPKSGIVLQVPVLVVDAEAGIIRFVDEGETIEQSILSGGAKLQWKVDWAMRWVALGVDYEMAGKDLIDSVTQSSKIARALGARPPEGFNYEMFLDENGEKISKSKGNGLSLEQWLTYGPQESLAFYAYREPKKAKSLHMGVIPRAVDEYWQFRGNYEGQAIEQRLGNPVHHIHDGAPPEGKLPVTFGLLLNLVGVMGDASREQVWAYLRNYVPDATPESEPDLDALIGHALAYHRDFVAPTLKRRAPTENEAAALRQLDAELAALPEDASAEDIQNIVYAIGKDEHFGFAELRDWFKALYQTLLGADQGPRMGSFIKLYGIANSRKLIGEALYV